A stretch of DNA from Leptospirillum ferriphilum:
GGTCATCAGGACTCTGAACCGGCGGTCCGATTCAAGCCGTTTTCGAAGATCGAGTGCAATGTCGAGAACAAGGTCTTTTTCGCACACTCCATTGACCCCCAGAGTCCCGCAATCCTTTCCTCCGTGACCGGGGTCTATCACGACGCGAAATCGAGGCGCCCTGACGGGAAGAGGAGCCGAAGGGGAAAAAGCGGCCGGAAGAGCTCGGGCCATATGTGTCTCGCTGACCTTCTTCCCCGGAATCACGATCACTTTCTGCCCCGGTCGGGGCGGAACGGCATTCGCTTTTTGGGAAGGGGAGGTCTTCCTTGAGGACGTCTGGGCCGAAAAGGGAAAGTCCGCCACGATCCGGTCCGGATGATGAAGCGTGAAGAAATGGGGGGTTGATTCCGAAATCGGACCAATGATGGTCAGACGTGTTTCCTGGTGACCGGGAGCATATTCAATGTTGATTTCCCGGAAGTGGGCTTTCAGGGCTCCGGAGTGGGCAATGACCCTCTTGTGAATCGAGGGGGAAGGCATCAGGCCGGGGAAAGACAGGGAACCCCGGGGACCGGGTGTGTAGACCGGGGGATCTTTGGGCAGTCTGTCCAGAACCGCCACGATCCGGATCCTGTTCGCATGCAGTCCGACACGGATGTTCTTGATGAACCCAATCCGGTTCTGGGCAAAGACGGAGGACGGTGTCCCGAACCCGCCGGACAGAAAGAGAAACGTCGCGATCGCAATCCAGAATCCTGTCTTCACCAGTCCTGCCCTCTCCGATTCCTGAATCTTTCCCCGTAAAAAGGGGGTGTTGACATAAGATCCGAATGACTGACGCCAATCTAGAACATTTTACAAAAAAGAACAAGTGTTTTTTTCAGCCTGGAAAATGATTTCCCGTTCAGTCCCTCCGGAGCAGGAACGGACTGGCGTCAAAATCGTCCCGGGTGCTTCTGAAAGACCAAGAACTGACGCCTCTGATAAGAATTCTTGATTGCTTCGACGTTCCAAACTTGATACTCTTCCACATGGAAAGAATGATATCGGGAAACCGGCTTGAAACAGTAAAGTAAGGACCGACCATCATGAATCTCCGTCCGTCTGTTATTGCGATCCGGCGCATTTATGAAAAGACTCCCGAAGAGAAGGGAACTGTCCGTATACTGGTCGACCGCCTCTGGCCGCGTGGTCTTTCAAAAGAAGCTGCAAATCTTGATCTCTGGGCAAAGGAATGGGCCCCAAGCGAGAATCTGCGACATTTCTTCCATGAGCATCCGGACCGTTACAAAGAATTCGCTTCTCTCTATGAAAAAGAGCTCGAACTCCGAAAACAGGAGATTCTGGACACACTGGCTTCCTTTCAGAAAAAGACAATTCTTCTTCTTTATGCATCCATTGACTCCCGGAAGAACAACGCGGTGGTTCTCCGGGATCTCCTGACCCGCTGGCTGGGACAGGAGAAAATCCAACACGCCGTTTCCTGATGCGGCTTGGCCACGATAAAAACCATTGAGTAAAGGACCTTCCCTGCATTCGTCTCGCAGCAGCTATCTTCGCTTATCCGGAAGACGGTCTCGAACCAGCTTTTCTTTTGTTTCTTTCCTGGCCCTTCTCCTAATGACAGTTGCCCAGGCAGCCTTTCCTCCCCAAAAACTGGGGGCGACCGGACTGATCCCCGCTCTGGAAATGCCGGATGTCCCGGTCATC
This window harbors:
- a CDS encoding DUF488 domain-containing protein gives rise to the protein MNLRPSVIAIRRIYEKTPEEKGTVRILVDRLWPRGLSKEAANLDLWAKEWAPSENLRHFFHEHPDRYKEFASLYEKELELRKQEILDTLASFQKKTILLLYASIDSRKNNAVVLRDLLTRWLGQEKIQHAVS
- a CDS encoding N-acetylmuramoyl-L-alanine amidase family protein, which encodes MKTGFWIAIATFLFLSGGFGTPSSVFAQNRIGFIKNIRVGLHANRIRIVAVLDRLPKDPPVYTPGPRGSLSFPGLMPSPSIHKRVIAHSGALKAHFREINIEYAPGHQETRLTIIGPISESTPHFFTLHHPDRIVADFPFSAQTSSRKTSPSQKANAVPPRPGQKVIVIPGKKVSETHMARALPAAFSPSAPLPVRAPRFRVVIDPGHGGKDCGTLGVNGVCEKDLVLDIALDLRKRLESDRRFRVLMTRDQDIFIPLKERTDMANRWKGDLFLSIHANSDPNRAVRGIETFLLNLRSSDKRSKEVAMRENTVLGVSHGDLGAILLTLRVNHKKKRSLEFAGDLDRSFSRNLEGQYQGVRNLGIRQAPFYVIMGTSMPAALTEINFLSNPEDARIMASRTYRKLVARALYRGIVQYYRRVHPEIQAENNRSPLLAHP